In Methanooceanicella nereidis, the following are encoded in one genomic region:
- the cas7e gene encoding type I-E CRISPR-associated protein Cas7/Cse4/CasC, with protein sequence MKLIEIHMIQNHAPCNLNRDDTGSPKDCMFGGIRRSRISSQSIKRSIRASEIFQEEMKDIGLAMRTRRLPELVKQKLLSEGIDEKMANMAAEKATGFGTKDGKEREGELNTAQTMFITQKDIDAVAEVMKDAIKTSDSVEEFKKIKAADLQKKAELKGWRPITPDIALFGRMTTSDAFMNVEASMQVAHALSTNKMDHEFDYFTAVDDLQKNNNEDTGADMIGDVQFNSACYYKYFSLDYESFVENLAGIKPGEKSDEAEKKAYEEALENAKKIASVTISAFIKAAIYTTPSGKQNSFAAHQLPSMILVEIRPKKTPVSFANAFIRPAKPSNSVDLIEDSINKFINEVELQTAKFNLESTKRLLFTTGNKRINGADECPSIDDLISSIKKAF encoded by the coding sequence ATGAAATTAATTGAGATACACATGATACAGAATCACGCTCCCTGTAATCTGAACAGGGATGATACAGGAAGCCCTAAAGATTGCATGTTCGGAGGGATCAGAAGGTCGCGAATATCCAGCCAGAGCATAAAGCGAAGCATCAGGGCCTCTGAAATATTCCAGGAAGAGATGAAAGATATCGGACTCGCGATGAGGACTAGAAGGCTGCCGGAACTGGTGAAACAGAAATTATTGAGTGAAGGCATTGATGAAAAAATGGCTAATATGGCCGCAGAAAAGGCAACCGGTTTCGGTACAAAAGACGGGAAGGAGCGAGAAGGTGAATTGAACACTGCACAGACGATGTTTATAACACAAAAAGACATCGATGCAGTTGCCGAAGTAATGAAGGATGCAATTAAAACTTCCGACAGTGTCGAAGAATTTAAGAAAATTAAAGCTGCCGACCTTCAGAAAAAAGCAGAACTTAAGGGCTGGCGTCCCATAACTCCCGATATTGCTTTATTCGGGCGTATGACCACTTCAGATGCGTTCATGAACGTTGAGGCATCCATGCAGGTAGCCCATGCATTATCGACGAACAAGATGGATCACGAGTTCGATTATTTCACCGCAGTCGATGATCTTCAAAAAAATAATAATGAAGATACAGGAGCTGATATGATCGGTGACGTTCAATTTAATTCGGCTTGCTATTATAAATATTTCTCACTTGATTACGAATCATTCGTTGAAAATCTCGCAGGCATCAAACCGGGAGAAAAATCGGATGAAGCCGAGAAAAAGGCATACGAAGAAGCTCTTGAAAATGCCAAAAAAATAGCTTCCGTTACAATAAGCGCATTCATAAAAGCCGCGATTTATACGACCCCAAGCGGTAAACAGAACAGCTTTGCAGCTCATCAGTTACCAAGTATGATACTCGTAGAGATCAGGCCGAAAAAGACTCCTGTAAGTTTTGCAAATGCTTTCATCAGGCCAGCGAAACCATCGAATAGCGTTGACTTGATCGAGGATAGCATAAATAAGTTCATTAATGAGGTTGAACTTCAGACTGCTAAATTTAATCTTGAATCTACAAAAAGGCTGCTGTTTACGACTGGAAATAAAAGAATAAACGGGGCAGATGAATGCCCGTCCATCGATGACCTTATATCCAGTATTAAAAAGGCGTTTTAA
- a CDS encoding restriction endonuclease — translation MSNNLLDVIKEIFSTYNYAVSAGNQGFDLLAKKTNNTVAIKLSDSMSVDELGSFMGSFGEMNAKGLVVTMGYFSEDVKLFAKQHDILLWERPELEMQIGKAVLISFEGKPDPFMETAETASQPAQKKDISAITQELYTRVPEKAEKSSKKLASILPEKAQAKSAAKAEKPEPVIEPQVNEPASEIIEAAAEEEPEDLKIPLHTIPIKVKSTDAIKIAGNIGRAEDVEYSLKFIPFWKYSYNVDVQSKYKDIVVPLKSKGTKIINAINKNVDPAPTIKPVESIDIPDAPYNIEMTILTQEEAQAMAMKSIVDESSKTIRFKATIGEAAMVEHKKFSPKPAEVKFDIELLYIPFWAVRSHKGYIEINAYDGKPSKMPIDDGAEIL, via the coding sequence ATGTCGAATAATTTACTAGATGTCATAAAGGAAATTTTTAGCACCTACAATTACGCTGTAAGTGCTGGAAATCAAGGCTTTGACCTTCTAGCGAAGAAAACTAACAATACTGTGGCTATAAAGCTCTCTGACAGTATGTCCGTAGATGAGCTTGGCTCTTTTATGGGATCTTTCGGAGAGATGAATGCCAAAGGGCTTGTAGTCACGATGGGGTATTTCTCCGAAGATGTTAAGCTGTTCGCGAAGCAGCATGATATATTACTCTGGGAAAGGCCCGAGCTGGAAATGCAGATAGGAAAGGCCGTACTGATCAGCTTTGAGGGGAAGCCGGACCCGTTCATGGAAACCGCTGAGACCGCCAGCCAGCCGGCACAGAAAAAGGACATTTCGGCGATCACCCAGGAGCTTTATACCAGGGTGCCCGAGAAGGCAGAGAAGTCTTCGAAGAAACTTGCGAGCATACTGCCGGAAAAAGCTCAGGCCAAATCTGCAGCCAAGGCTGAGAAGCCCGAGCCCGTCATTGAGCCGCAGGTAAATGAGCCTGCCAGTGAGATCATAGAGGCAGCAGCCGAAGAAGAGCCTGAAGATCTCAAGATCCCGCTGCATACTATCCCTATAAAGGTCAAGAGCACGGATGCGATCAAGATCGCAGGCAATATAGGCAGGGCAGAGGACGTAGAGTATTCGCTGAAGTTCATACCGTTCTGGAAATACAGTTATAATGTCGATGTCCAGTCAAAATACAAGGATATAGTCGTTCCGCTCAAGTCAAAGGGCACGAAGATAATCAACGCGATAAATAAGAATGTCGATCCGGCGCCGACAATAAAGCCTGTCGAGTCTATAGACATACCTGACGCGCCATACAACATCGAGATGACCATCCTGACCCAGGAAGAAGCCCAGGCAATGGCCATGAAATCAATAGTCGACGAGAGCAGCAAGACTATCAGGTTCAAGGCAACGATAGGTGAGGCTGCAATGGTAGAGCATAAAAAGTTCAGCCCGAAACCCGCGGAAGTAAAATTCGACATAGAGCTTCTATATATCCCGTTCTGGGCTGTCAGAAGCCATAAGGGGTACATAGAGATAAACGCCTACGATGGAAAGCCGTCAAAGATGCCGATAGATGATGGTGCGGAGATACTGTAA
- a CDS encoding DUF128 domain-containing protein, whose product MSLIREEEMMFTSAKIESIMYQVTFNPKTRVGDIIANVSIVDKKDLEQTLDIFRQVMYSGLSVCSYVKIFDENETFHELTIPAGKTGIATACSITIDGVLLKSGIPVRPKFGGIVQVKDREPIRFTDIISYSCTTIDPLEVLMSQDLTSVREMMKTGSGKILANFREVPMSAKDEVDRTLNRLLTAGFYGILEVGEPNTPVLGASVDRDHMGIIITGGTNPMAAVQEASIPIQTKAIKGVMDFREMKKLV is encoded by the coding sequence ATGAGTCTAATTAGAGAAGAAGAAATGATGTTCACAAGCGCTAAGATAGAGTCAATAATGTACCAGGTGACCTTTAACCCGAAGACAAGGGTAGGGGACATAATCGCCAATGTGTCGATCGTGGATAAAAAAGACCTGGAACAGACACTCGACATTTTCCGCCAGGTCATGTACAGCGGACTCTCAGTATGCTCATACGTTAAGATATTTGACGAAAACGAGACTTTTCATGAACTGACCATACCGGCGGGCAAGACCGGGATCGCGACCGCATGCAGCATCACCATAGACGGCGTGCTGTTGAAGAGCGGAATTCCTGTGAGGCCAAAGTTCGGCGGCATAGTACAGGTTAAAGACAGGGAGCCTATCAGGTTCACCGACATAATCAGCTATAGCTGCACTACCATAGACCCGCTCGAGGTTCTCATGTCCCAGGACCTTACGTCCGTAAGGGAGATGATGAAGACCGGTTCAGGAAAGATACTCGCTAACTTCAGGGAAGTCCCGATGTCCGCCAAGGATGAGGTCGACCGCACTCTGAACCGACTTTTGACCGCAGGGTTTTATGGCATTCTCGAAGTGGGTGAACCGAACACTCCAGTGCTGGGCGCATCGGTCGACAGGGATCACATGGGCATTATCATCACCGGCGGTACCAACCCGATGGCGGCAGTACAGGAAGCCAGCATTCCAATACAGACAAAAGCCATAAAGGGAGTAATGGATTTTCGCGAGATGAAAAAGCTGGTCTGA
- the cas1e gene encoding type I-E CRISPR-associated endonuclease Cas1e: MPKDLHELPRVEDGWSYLYVEHCKIDRENKAVAIHDERGRTSVPCASLALLMMGPGTSITHEAVKTLADNGCLAAWCGEGGIRFYAQGFGETRHSSKLIRQALLVSNPSLRLKVVERMYRMRFNDQIPENLTIQQLRGMEGQRVRQTYALASMDTGVPWTGRNFDPNNWSNADPVNRALSVANSCLYGICSAAIISIGYSTGLGFIHTGKQLSFVYDIADLYKASITIPLSFRAAAADGDEGLERRVRLACRDKFNELNLLSRIVPDIERALDVKIPSDLIFDDFDSEQVVPSKVWDPKSGPLPGGVNYSNGN, translated from the coding sequence ATGCCGAAAGATCTGCATGAACTCCCGAGAGTCGAGGACGGGTGGAGCTACCTTTATGTAGAGCACTGTAAAATCGATCGAGAAAATAAGGCAGTAGCTATCCATGATGAAAGAGGGAGAACCAGTGTCCCCTGTGCCAGTCTTGCTTTGCTAATGATGGGTCCGGGAACAAGTATTACTCACGAAGCAGTAAAGACATTGGCAGATAACGGATGTCTCGCTGCATGGTGCGGCGAAGGTGGCATTCGTTTTTATGCACAGGGATTCGGCGAGACCCGCCATTCTTCAAAATTGATAAGACAGGCTCTACTGGTGAGTAACCCATCTCTCCGTCTAAAAGTTGTAGAACGTATGTACCGGATGAGATTCAATGACCAGATACCTGAGAACCTTACAATTCAGCAGCTAAGGGGTATGGAAGGCCAGAGAGTCCGGCAAACATATGCTCTGGCAAGTATGGATACTGGTGTACCATGGACCGGTAGAAATTTTGACCCCAATAACTGGTCTAATGCTGACCCGGTCAATCGCGCGTTATCAGTGGCGAACTCCTGCCTTTATGGTATATGTAGCGCAGCCATAATCTCGATTGGTTATTCGACAGGGCTTGGTTTTATCCATACCGGTAAACAGTTATCATTTGTTTATGATATAGCGGATTTATATAAGGCAAGTATTACGATACCATTATCTTTTAGGGCGGCAGCAGCAGATGGAGATGAGGGGCTTGAAAGAAGGGTGCGCCTTGCATGCAGGGATAAGTTTAACGAATTAAATCTTTTATCAAGGATCGTTCCTGACATTGAAAGAGCTCTTGATGTAAAAATCCCCTCTGATTTAATATTTGATGATTTTGACTCGGAGCAGGTTGTGCCGAGCAAGGTTTGGGACCCTAAATCAGGACCGCTGCCCGGTGGCGTTAATTATTCAAATGGTAATTAG
- the cas2e gene encoding type I-E CRISPR-associated endoribonuclease Cas2e yields the protein MASISIFILESVSQSLRGELTRWMIEPKSGVFVGKISALVRSKLWEKIIKNTKKGGSILIYSYNNEQGYKIETSGDTSRTICDFEGLSLVIRPEKP from the coding sequence ATGGCATCAATATCTATTTTTATACTTGAGTCTGTTAGTCAGTCTCTTCGCGGCGAGTTGACTCGCTGGATGATCGAACCTAAGTCAGGCGTTTTTGTCGGAAAGATCTCTGCGCTTGTTAGAAGCAAACTTTGGGAGAAAATTATTAAAAATACGAAAAAAGGTGGATCTATTCTGATTTACTCATATAATAACGAACAAGGATATAAAATAGAAACTTCTGGTGATACATCAAGAACGATATGTGACTTTGAAGGACTGTCTTTAGTAATTCGGCCGGAAAAACCATAA
- the casA gene encoding type I-E CRISPR-associated protein Cse1/CasA — MASYNLLTEPWIGSIDQSGSIRHMGILGTLKESHNLKCIYDPAPPIEFGIYRLLIAFIMDAFNPGDTEDLADILENGYFDHEILDLYATEWGDRFDIFDEKHPFMQEPINDIKKKPPEPVARLMQHLPAGTNVTHFHHGNWEDHAFSYEQCAKGLVTIAPFMTAGGAGLSPSINGSPPWYVLVKGRNLFETIVYNVCVVQPFIKPIGDMPVVWKNGNKLDSIKDVKTFSIPGGLTWRPRIIQLIPEGSVGKCTYSGAEQPGLVRHMNWGPGQKSPEPGYWADPQVSYIKTKEGIRPLRPVPNKELWRDIGPLMLLQHGDYSGKDGKISYERPSVINQFKQLGDTGIIRKEEPLQIEVFGIRTDGKMKIYEWYHEDLNIAREILDKNNAGRLIQDGMDLADYVSYNIRQALKKAYPRNGKSNDKAFDNIIVSAQSSYWRSLKDQFENEFLSTLSKQDENDSGAYFKLIDEWKKILVQEGTKALEKGLGPLDTDGESLKRQVEAMNEFRARTRAALYPDSKKDGKKSRNKKEST; from the coding sequence TTGGCATCATATAATCTATTAACAGAACCATGGATTGGTTCCATTGATCAATCGGGTAGTATTAGGCACATGGGTATTCTGGGTACTCTGAAAGAGTCGCATAATCTTAAATGTATTTATGATCCCGCCCCTCCTATTGAGTTTGGCATATATCGCTTACTTATCGCATTTATTATGGATGCGTTTAATCCTGGCGATACGGAAGATCTTGCCGATATACTTGAAAATGGATATTTTGACCACGAAATATTAGATTTATACGCCACTGAATGGGGGGACAGGTTCGATATTTTTGATGAAAAACACCCATTTATGCAAGAACCGATAAATGACATTAAAAAGAAACCACCGGAGCCGGTAGCAAGGTTAATGCAACATCTTCCTGCCGGCACAAACGTTACGCATTTCCATCATGGAAATTGGGAAGACCATGCCTTTTCTTATGAACAGTGTGCAAAGGGGCTCGTGACGATAGCGCCATTCATGACTGCTGGCGGTGCCGGTTTATCTCCAAGCATTAATGGTAGTCCTCCATGGTATGTCTTAGTCAAAGGAAGGAATCTCTTTGAAACTATCGTCTATAATGTTTGTGTTGTTCAGCCATTCATAAAGCCTATAGGCGATATGCCTGTTGTATGGAAGAATGGAAATAAACTTGATTCCATAAAAGATGTGAAAACATTCTCGATACCGGGAGGCCTGACCTGGAGACCTCGTATTATTCAACTTATACCTGAAGGATCAGTAGGAAAATGTACATATAGCGGGGCCGAACAGCCCGGACTTGTACGACACATGAATTGGGGGCCGGGCCAAAAATCACCTGAACCTGGATATTGGGCTGATCCACAAGTATCCTACATTAAAACGAAAGAAGGTATTAGGCCATTACGGCCCGTCCCAAATAAAGAATTATGGAGAGATATCGGGCCGCTTATGCTATTACAGCATGGAGATTATTCCGGCAAGGATGGAAAAATAAGCTACGAAAGACCCTCGGTCATCAATCAATTCAAACAACTTGGAGACACTGGCATCATACGAAAAGAAGAACCACTCCAGATTGAAGTTTTCGGCATTCGGACAGATGGTAAGATGAAAATATATGAATGGTATCATGAGGATCTTAACATTGCCAGGGAGATCCTTGATAAGAATAATGCCGGAAGGTTAATTCAGGATGGGATGGACCTTGCCGATTATGTATCTTATAATATCCGGCAAGCCCTGAAAAAGGCTTATCCAAGAAATGGCAAGTCTAACGATAAAGCATTTGATAATATCATCGTTTCAGCCCAATCATCTTACTGGAGATCATTGAAGGATCAGTTCGAAAATGAATTTTTATCGACACTATCGAAACAGGATGAAAACGACTCTGGAGCTTATTTTAAACTGATAGATGAATGGAAAAAGATACTGGTACAAGAGGGTACAAAAGCTCTTGAGAAAGGGTTAGGTCCTCTTGATACGGATGGTGAATCACTAAAGCGGCAGGTCGAAGCCATGAATGAATTCAGGGCGCGTACCAGAGCTGCATTGTATCCTGATAGTAAAAAAGACGGTAAAAAATCGAGGAATAAGAAGGAGTCAACATGA
- a CDS encoding rhodanese-like domain-containing protein, producing MINLYEQKLRSINTNQLRDRLNRKDKPHLLIDVREVEAFDKGHIPGAISLFDPEIMSLAKDMDKNMDIIVYATGTPTHTKMCDDAARRFMDMKFKNVWSFEEGLEGWINAGNRVDRSERRMT from the coding sequence GTGATAAACTTGTACGAACAAAAACTGAGAAGTATAAACACTAACCAGTTGAGAGACCGGTTAAACAGAAAGGATAAACCTCATTTATTGATAGATGTCAGGGAGGTCGAGGCTTTCGATAAGGGACATATACCCGGAGCGATCTCACTATTCGACCCTGAGATCATGTCCCTGGCGAAAGATATGGACAAGAACATGGACATCATCGTATATGCCACCGGGACACCAACACATACAAAGATGTGTGACGACGCCGCACGAAGGTTCATGGACATGAAATTCAAGAACGTATGGAGTTTCGAGGAAGGTCTCGAAGGCTGGATCAACGCCGGAAACCGTGTCGACAGAAGCGAAAGAAGGATGACCTGA
- the casB gene encoding type I-E CRISPR-associated protein Cse2/CasB — translation MKAYYEKQEQQKPDRNEEFLQRLSSVDRGDLAVLKRNAGNTIAESRGAMKAFYNILPYGIADSPNEEVFFIVATLYGHNKYHFDGDFGLTMKRLKERAGSESIDSRMAALLDSEFDIVDGFKPGGGELAYRIRQCVKLAGSHEIGVDWLRLLQDLKFWNNPEKKVQKRWARSYFGYGKPAENNDQSINKEVKV, via the coding sequence ATGAAAGCTTATTACGAGAAACAAGAACAGCAAAAACCAGACAGAAACGAGGAGTTCCTTCAAAGGCTGTCGAGTGTCGACAGGGGCGATCTTGCCGTCCTTAAAAGGAATGCAGGCAATACAATAGCGGAATCCCGCGGGGCAATGAAGGCTTTCTACAATATACTTCCATATGGCATTGCAGACTCTCCAAATGAAGAGGTATTTTTCATCGTCGCAACACTTTACGGGCATAATAAGTATCATTTTGATGGCGATTTCGGGTTGACGATGAAAAGATTGAAAGAACGGGCCGGATCAGAAAGCATTGACAGCCGTATGGCTGCATTGCTGGATAGTGAATTCGATATTGTAGACGGTTTTAAGCCTGGCGGCGGAGAGCTCGCCTACAGAATAAGGCAATGTGTAAAACTTGCAGGCAGCCATGAGATCGGTGTTGATTGGCTAAGACTGCTACAAGATCTAAAATTCTGGAATAATCCAGAAAAGAAAGTTCAGAAAAGGTGGGCCAGGTCGTATTTCGGCTATGGTAAACCTGCAGAAAATAATGATCAATCAATAAACAAGGAGGTAAAAGTATGA
- a CDS encoding deoxyhypusine synthase, producing the protein MAKSKFLHKQTVPITVTDRSVSELTGAMAMTGFQGRKLGESVETWAQMLKENGLTILMGYTGAMSPAGMRKIIAYFIQNRMIDCLVSTGANMFHDIHESLGGKHYVGSHTANDEALFKDGVDRIYDVFAVEEEFRGTDRLVMKWSREHLEPNRPYSTREFFYELGKWLYEQGADKDSIVVSAYVHNVPIFVPALSDSSIGISLMCERRAGYAYNIDQMKDVDEITQIVENTKKTGVIYVGGGVPKNFIQQTEVIMSMLGLDIEGHSYAIQYTADSPHWGGLSGCTFEEAVSWGKIASVAPKVQVFTDATIALPIVSHALKEKTRDTIASRKAPRYDWSGKMLRVKFEAESAKKAPKASKAPKSAAKAAKKPAAKRSKPKK; encoded by the coding sequence ATAGCCAAGAGCAAATTCTTACATAAGCAAACGGTGCCCATCACCGTTACTGACAGATCCGTTTCAGAGCTTACAGGTGCCATGGCGATGACCGGCTTCCAGGGAAGAAAGCTGGGAGAGTCCGTCGAGACCTGGGCACAGATGCTAAAAGAAAATGGGCTTACGATCCTCATGGGGTACACAGGCGCGATGTCCCCGGCCGGCATGAGAAAGATCATAGCGTACTTTATCCAGAACCGCATGATCGACTGCCTGGTCTCAACGGGCGCCAACATGTTCCATGATATTCACGAGTCACTTGGAGGTAAACATTACGTCGGTTCACACACCGCCAACGACGAAGCATTGTTCAAGGACGGTGTTGACAGGATATACGACGTATTCGCCGTAGAGGAAGAGTTCAGGGGGACCGACAGGCTGGTCATGAAATGGAGCCGGGAACACCTTGAACCCAACAGGCCATATTCTACGAGAGAGTTCTTTTACGAGCTTGGAAAGTGGCTATACGAGCAGGGCGCGGATAAGGATTCCATCGTCGTCAGCGCATACGTACACAACGTGCCTATCTTCGTCCCGGCACTAAGCGACAGCTCAATAGGGATATCCTTGATGTGCGAAAGACGCGCCGGATATGCATACAATATCGACCAGATGAAGGACGTCGACGAGATCACGCAGATCGTCGAAAATACAAAGAAGACCGGTGTAATATACGTCGGCGGAGGCGTCCCGAAGAACTTCATACAGCAGACCGAGGTCATCATGTCCATGCTCGGGCTTGACATCGAAGGGCACAGCTATGCCATTCAGTACACAGCGGACTCACCGCACTGGGGAGGCCTGTCAGGATGCACTTTCGAAGAGGCCGTATCATGGGGCAAGATCGCTTCCGTCGCGCCAAAGGTGCAGGTGTTCACGGATGCGACGATAGCGCTCCCGATCGTCTCGCACGCGCTGAAAGAAAAGACCAGGGATACCATAGCGTCCAGAAAAGCTCCGCGCTATGACTGGTCTGGCAAGATGCTGAGAGTAAAGTTCGAGGCAGAAAGCGCTAAAAAAGCTCCAAAGGCCTCAAAGGCACCGAAATCTGCCGCGAAGGCCGCGAAAAAGCCCGCAGCTAAGAGATCAAAACCCAAGAAATAA
- the cas5e gene encoding type I-E CRISPR-associated protein Cas5/CasD — MTDYPPILILRLEGPMQSWGLKAKWDIRDTGEEPSKSGIVGLIGCAMGYSRNDPRLVEELDKNLRIGIRIENPGEISKDFHTINGVLPTAEGKFKGSDGEPTTIISIREYIEDASFLVAIEGPGQLLYKIRDAMEDPRWPIYLGRKSCPPTRPIFETITQDYGSIDDVLAKYPWSSYTCEVREKYPEELKCIVEDHNGPYMRTDRVQKSPVRMYGIRNVRIFKIKAPIMKEDTCTSLD; from the coding sequence ATGACGGATTATCCACCTATCTTGATTTTAAGGCTAGAAGGGCCTATGCAGTCATGGGGCCTCAAGGCAAAATGGGACATAAGAGACACAGGGGAAGAACCGTCAAAATCGGGCATTGTCGGGCTGATAGGATGCGCTATGGGTTATTCGAGAAATGATCCGAGACTTGTAGAAGAGCTTGATAAGAACCTCCGGATAGGTATAAGAATAGAAAATCCGGGCGAAATTTCTAAAGACTTTCATACAATAAACGGAGTACTTCCCACTGCCGAAGGTAAGTTCAAAGGTAGTGACGGTGAGCCTACTACAATAATATCAATAAGGGAATATATTGAAGACGCATCTTTTCTGGTCGCTATCGAAGGTCCCGGTCAACTCCTGTATAAGATAAGAGATGCAATGGAAGATCCTCGATGGCCGATTTATCTCGGAAGAAAATCCTGTCCGCCTACCAGGCCAATATTTGAAACAATAACACAGGATTATGGGTCTATCGATGATGTGCTGGCAAAGTATCCATGGAGTTCTTATACATGTGAAGTTCGTGAAAAATATCCTGAAGAGCTCAAATGCATCGTAGAAGATCATAATGGGCCTTATATGAGGACGGACCGAGTACAAAAGAGCCCTGTTCGCATGTATGGTATAAGAAATGTTAGAATTTTCAAAATTAAAGCACCTATAATGAAGGAGGATACATGTACCTCTCTAGATTAA
- a CDS encoding HesB/IscA family protein — MVTVTPKAAEQIKGLLESQGKMEGMIRIYLAGYGCSGPQYAPALDMEKKEDDVAINSNGINLVYSKDLDDDLKEYELDYIETPYGNGFIVRNPNAVCGEGCSGCH, encoded by the coding sequence GTGGTAACAGTAACACCAAAAGCAGCGGAACAGATCAAGGGTCTGCTTGAAAGCCAGGGAAAAATGGAGGGCATGATCAGGATATATCTCGCAGGATATGGTTGCAGCGGCCCCCAGTATGCACCGGCACTGGATATGGAAAAGAAAGAGGATGACGTAGCGATCAATTCCAATGGCATTAATCTGGTCTACAGTAAGGACCTCGATGACGACCTCAAAGAGTACGAGCTTGACTACATTGAAACGCCATACGGCAATGGTTTCATAGTCAGGAACCCGAACGCGGTCTGCGGCGAAGGCTGCAGCGGATGCCATTAA
- a CDS encoding deoxycytidylate deaminase, which yields MRPTPDEYFMEIARVVATRSTCLRIHVGAVIVKNGRILSTGYNGAPYGFEHCLDIGCIREQQNIAHGTRHEMCRAVHAEQNAIIQAALHGVSIEGATIYCTHQPCILCTKMIINGKIKRVVFQNEYPDLRSMDFLKQANIEVLMMPGPKTERSMEERPLSV from the coding sequence ATGAGACCAACGCCGGATGAATATTTCATGGAGATCGCGCGTGTCGTGGCTACCAGGTCCACATGCCTCAGGATCCACGTAGGCGCAGTCATAGTTAAAAACGGCAGAATACTATCCACTGGCTACAATGGCGCGCCATACGGGTTCGAGCATTGTCTTGACATCGGCTGCATTAGGGAACAGCAAAACATAGCCCACGGCACAAGGCATGAGATGTGCCGGGCAGTGCATGCGGAGCAAAACGCGATCATCCAGGCCGCGCTGCACGGCGTCTCGATAGAAGGCGCCACCATCTACTGTACGCACCAGCCCTGTATCCTGTGCACCAAGATGATAATCAACGGCAAGATAAAGCGTGTCGTTTTCCAGAACGAGTACCCCGACCTGAGATCTATGGATTTCCTTAAGCAGGCCAATATCGAGGTACTGATGATGCCGGGGCCTAAAACGGAAAGATCAATGGAAGAAAGGCCTCTGAGCGTTTAA
- the cas6e gene encoding type I-E CRISPR-associated protein Cas6/Cse3/CasE — protein sequence MYLSRLILNPGNKAVRRDLADCQELHRTVLGGYPDLNEEDADAREKFGVLHRLDIHPRSGAIVLLVQSLVNPDWSSLPAGYLLIDTDLENPACKQISEQYGGIKSGDVFTFRLRANPTKKVGTSRVEEIKLGKPKSNGKRVPLKNEAEQISWLKRKGDHGGFELIAAKAIHELADVLVKEESPQKGAYLKGNQCSNGTVNNRLSFVSVLYEGKLIVTDACKFQDTLKAGIGSGKAYGFGLLSIASARGD from the coding sequence ATGTACCTCTCTAGATTAATACTCAATCCCGGAAATAAAGCGGTGAGAAGAGACCTTGCGGATTGTCAGGAACTTCACAGGACGGTCCTCGGCGGGTATCCGGACTTAAATGAAGAAGATGCGGATGCAAGAGAAAAGTTCGGGGTACTTCACAGGCTTGACATTCATCCCCGAAGCGGTGCTATAGTTTTGCTTGTACAATCTCTGGTGAATCCTGACTGGTCGTCTTTACCTGCAGGATACCTTCTTATCGATACGGATCTGGAAAATCCAGCATGTAAACAAATATCTGAACAATATGGCGGTATAAAATCCGGCGACGTTTTTACATTCCGGTTAAGGGCGAATCCTACAAAAAAAGTAGGTACGTCTAGGGTAGAGGAAATAAAACTGGGCAAGCCTAAGTCTAATGGAAAAAGAGTGCCACTAAAAAATGAGGCCGAACAGATATCATGGTTAAAGCGTAAAGGTGATCACGGAGGATTCGAACTGATCGCAGCAAAGGCGATTCATGAACTGGCCGATGTACTTGTAAAAGAAGAAAGCCCACAAAAAGGGGCTTACTTAAAAGGTAATCAGTGTTCTAACGGAACTGTCAATAACAGGCTTAGCTTTGTCTCCGTACTTTATGAAGGAAAACTTATAGTCACCGACGCCTGCAAATTTCAGGATACCTTGAAAGCTGGGATAGGTAGTGGGAAAGCATATGGGTTCGGACTTTTATCTATTGCCTCAGCAAGAGGGGATTGA